Below is a genomic region from Raphanus sativus cultivar WK10039 chromosome 4, ASM80110v3, whole genome shotgun sequence.
tagggatgacatgtgggtaggtatcatttggtttggttaggttcggtttggatctttgcaaatttggttcgaatctttatatgttcggtttggttttagattcagataacccatttaattttttaaaaacttaaagttcatatatactttaaatttctcgaaacataaaaataaaaataatatgttacatataaatttgaataatgtataccaaaatacttaaatttaacataaaaattggtataacttaaatatttggatagaaaatgaatagatattttcagtttttggtattttaagtaatgtttagttattttaaatatatcatttttactatttttatatatttctaaatattttggacaatttaaacatcttaagtattttgtatatttctttgagatattaattttttaaaataatatatttaagtatataaatttgatttgaatatactcggatacccaaaatattttggtccgaatcgggttcggttctgatttttagataccaaaattttaaacatgttcagatatctaatcaaattgattaaagttctatactattttgtagattggatttggttcggttatttggattcggattttttttcccaaccatatattttttattgtaaccaaattttaaatgaaagtgacgatggttcatattgattttgggtatgcaacaatttttaaaccaaaacactttcttttatgtacgtgatttatttagttaatcattaaaaaatgttcaagacccattaaaaacgataggctgaactgaaaaaaagttaccattgatcacaaaattttcaatgtgaggcttgtaccatttttagtaatttataatcgttttaaaaaattcgaaatacaacatataagaaaaaatataaatatttttattatatgcttaatgtgattgtttaatttattttaacaaataaaattaaacgaaaagtatagaggataaaaaattattatcaaatctttattattcataatcattaatggtgatatatatgtcaatcatattaggaagttccgtagcttttatttaaagaaacaatagagaatatttttttgtatattaataattgatttaatagttattttataaaaactataatatatctacactataatatatgtgtagatggaccaacttatttctctaacaatcctcagaataattctcatgatgacacgtggctaccaaacaatgttgcaatgttccaggattaatatataggggatattaaaatatttagaaattattaCAAGTTAAATATATAAGCTCTTCCTTTTTTTCCTTTGCGCAATTTGATAATAGTTAAGCTGCCATGTATTAGGAAAGAGATACATCGAGAGAAGTGTGGAGAGGATTATTGGGGAATATAATAAGAAGGGCTTTTGTCCTCGTTGGCTCGTCCTTATGTTCACTGGACTCCTCGAGCTTGCACAACAACTTGGCCTAAATCTTTTCTTCTCTACTCGAGTTAAGCAAATGATCAACGACTTGTTCTTCCGACGCCAAGAGATTCTCCAGCAGTACGTtagaatcatgaatataaacTTAGAAATTAATTATCATTTATATGAGCCAGCTCGatacatatattttctattttccatCTTTATATTAAAGTAAGTATCtgaaaaattatttgaatttgggCATAAAACTTTCTGTTCATGCCTAAAAAAGATATGTATGTAAAGGTGAAAATCATAGACTCTTGACTTAAAAATAGACATGCATGAGCAATCCGAACTAcgtcttatatatatatttttcttcctAATGTATGACTCCTGAAACTGGCCTAATCAATTTGCTATTTAGGGAATTGCTCCTTGATGGCCGTTGCAACGGGCATCCTTTACTTGCATACCTCGAAGTATTTCCATTGAAATTATACGCTGAATATAAAGAAGACATAATTGAGCAACTCGATGATTTAGATGGCTCTTTGTTTCAATCACCTTCAGCAACTGCAGCAGCGTTTATGCTCTCACGCAGTACACGATGTCTGGCTTATCTGCAATCTCTAGTTCAAAGATGCCCTCATGGAGGTTAATTTTAAAGTTCTTTCtcaattttaaagttttttaatttGGAAGACAGGTATTAAGGGAATGAAGAAATATTGTTGTTTTGTATTGTTTATGCTTATTTGTAAAAATACAGTGCCACAAATTTACCCCCTTAATGAAGAATTCATCAAGCTCTCTTTGGTCAATATAATGGACAACTTCGGGTTAGGAGAGTACTTCAGTAAAGAGAttgatcattttcttcttcaaattCACAAGTGAGGAATAGTAAAAACCCCTTTTAGGATCCTTCATTCTTTGAAATTAACTACATGTGTATGTGAACAATATACTTTGGTGTTAATCCTCTCGTTTTTGCCTTAGGAGCTATGAAAGCGAGGATGTTAAGAGAATGCCCATATGGTCAAAAGTAGATCAGTTGCACAAAGACTCTCTCGAATTTCGATTGTTAAGGATGAATGGCTTCAATGTTTCACCTGGTAAAGAACTAATTATCAAGTCTATATATACgcacaaatattatatattcaatatTTACTTTTCATATAAATTGTATGCAGAGAGCTTTTGCTGGTTCTTGAATGATGAAGAAACCCAAGATCATCTAAAGACAAACATTGAACATGTATTCTTAGTGGTGCTTAGTGTTTACAGAGCAACTGATCTCATATTTCCAGGAGAGTCTGACCTCGAAAAAGCAAAAGAATTTTCACGGAAATTACTCGAGAAAAATGAatttattgatgaaaaaattgttttaagtTCTCACATTAAACATGAAATGAGTACTCCATGGATGGCTAGACTCAAGCATCTTGATCATAGGATGTGGATTGAGGACAGGGACTCAAATGTTATCTCAATTGGAAAAGCCTCTTCGATTcggtattaatatttttttaaactagaTTCGGTATTAGTTACATACTCGCAATCGAAtatcataattatatatttacaatagcAAAGCTTGACcatatactttttattattggATTTGGAACCTTGCACAGTATCCATGCGGACAAGCTTACTCGTCTTGCTTCGAGGAATTTTGAAATTCGACAAGCTGTATACAGACGTGAGATGGAGGACTTGATAAAGTGAGCACTAAGacttattttaagataaaatcCTATATTTTTTCCATAGACCTTTCGTTCGTTTTGCTTCTAATAAATCTTCAAATTAAAATTCGATCTTGTAATTTGAATCAGGTGGGTGAAGAAATGGGGACTTAACGATATCGGATTTGGAAGAGAGAAGACAACATATTGTTACTTTGCAGCTTCATCAAGTACCTCGTTGCCATTTGATTCTGCAGCTAATGTTCGTAAGCTTATGGCAAAAAGTGGCATTCTTATCACAGTTGCTGATGATTTCTTTGATGAAGAAGGTTCTCCTGATGAGTTAGAAGCTCTTACCGAAGCTGTTCTAAggttagtttaaaaaaaaaatatgcaggCCATGTGAGAAACAATCATAATAACCTAATTTATCTgggagaaatacttgggttcacccctatagtgaacctttaggttcacccaaccaatatgatttcgttatttcatattcaatatcttttaaaaaaggaaacaaaatattgtcaagttttattatgttttaaaaaaaaatataaaataatagtagtcgcaaaaaaagatttatatttaaaataccgtcagcaaaacactaaactctaatctctaaaccctaaatcataaaccttaaatccatggtaaacacttggataaatcctaaatctttggatttaaaaaaaaatatttttaacataatcagcaaaacactaaaccctaaactctaaatactaaaccctaaacccttgggtaaatcataaacccttggataaatcttaaaccgtaagatttagaatttatccaaccattttggatttaccaagggtttagggtttacccaagggtttagtgtttggctgacggtattaaaaatatatttttctaaaacgtatttttgtttgcaattaatattaatttttatttttagttttaaaatattaatataataatattttatttcttttttttaaaagatactgaatatgaatatgaaataacaaaattatattggttgagtgaacctttaggttcactctaggggtgaacccaaaaatttctttttatttggcAAACCATTTTAgtatctaattaaatattatgttgatttttgattaaattttacgCATATCTGATAGATGGGAAGGAAAAGAGCTGGAAGGTTACGGCAAGATCATTTTCAAAGCACTTGAAAATCATATAAGAGAGACCGCTGAAACTTACCGTAAGCAACACGGGACGGACATAACAAACCATTTTCGAAACATTGTACGTCTTGAATTAAATCACGATTAATCATTATTTGATAATATGGTTTCTTTGTGCGAACTGACCTTAAAATATCTGTATATCAGGCTATCAGATAACTAGTTAATAGTCGATTTCTTGCTCAATATAGTAAATGCATTGAAAAACATAAGTACATTTTTGAACAAGTAAATAACCGTTggaaaaaaacaagaacaaagTATATACATATTGATTAGTCATTACGTAGTGGATAGTTCAGTAGGCTATCATGCACATGTACATAAGCTTTTCATTGTATGTcaatatacttatttatgtATTGTGAAATGTAAGGGTTATAATGCTAGCACCGAGAGGAAAATAAAGGCAAAATAATCGaagtataattaaaatatatattatgcttGTACGGAAAAATTGTTGTTCctcttatatttttgtttatgaatTTTTTCCTATTTTCAGCTACATTATAGTACAAGGTTTCACCCACGCTATCCATTCTAAGAATTAAAACAATTTAAGtgggggttttttttttgagaaaaggcaTTATTTGGGTTTTGTTTTGGCACGactatttcttaaaatattaattatgatattatgaTGAACTGATCGTCTTTCATGTGTTAAAGCATATATCTCGCGTTCTTTAGTCCTTAATCACAGATGTTTCCCATTTCAGAATTTGAGTTTTAAGTGATACGAACAATGACTATAAATGCAGTGGGGAGAAACATTTGAGTCGTGGTTATGTGAAGCCAAATGGAGTAAGAAGGGGCACATACCGTCGATGGAAGAATATCTTCGAAACGGAATAATCTCAACCGCAGCACACACCATTGTTCTTCCCATTTCATGTCTAATGGAATCATGTTTTCCCCAGCACAAACTCAAACCCGGAAATTACGATAACATAACAACATTGCTCATGACCATTACCCGACTCCTTAATGATCTACAGAGTTACCAGGTGATCTCACTCCCTCTCACATCTGATTATCTGAATCTACTAAGTTGTTAACACAACTAGCAAATTATTCAAGGCAAAGTCTAGAAATCACCACATTGAGTTAAGTCTAGgacgaaaataatattttatgttgtgATTTTGTCAGAAAGAATTACTGAGTTTTGGCACAGAACCTCCGAGTaatctaaaaacaaaaagattatataaatctatatatctctataatattatttgagaagtcagtttcttagGTGTCAcgctcacgttaattctcacggtggttgattacgttgatacccttaataaatcaaaaatataatatttaaatactataattgatttttatttaaattccttttgtaaaattttccaaataacatatataataaaaaaggaaatatttataagGCTATAAagtgaatttaaaaacgaaaatatatgtataaataacatgatttcattaaaaaggaaagttcaaaaaatagtaatattgcattaaaaatattttttaaataaaataaaatatactaataaaatactttcttaatattttttaaagtaacagaaataatttttatatatctatctatttttagatggttacataaaataattaagtaacataaactgatatattgACTAAAGtcatttataattagtattattgaaatgctatttgtatttcctatattttggtTACTATAATGTCTTTcaattacaataaaaatacctataaattatattttacttatataatatgatttctcagAAGCAATCGCAATTTTTTCctgcttatttttaagagatataacGAGAAATAAAGGTTaacaataaacatattttaatcaaatatttataaaatattttaaaatcacactatatatttaacgaggtaaatatattatatttattattattaaaattatatgttttcttaatattaaatttgcttttaaattcaatgtttttatgtttgtgtaactttttaatataaccataatcagaAGACATGAAATtagttagaatttataaaaaaatttgttattataatattaatatgagTTCACGAGCTTCCAAAAAAGTATGAGAAGTAACTTTCTATATATCatctttttctaatatatttttaaaaattaatatttaatttgatatatattataaaaacacattcacatttaaacgataaataaattaatttgacttgacttaattataataaaataaaattatacttcagcttgaatttgaaataatatatgtaagttaatatactcacaacatgagttactcgactaatccaacttatatctaaaatcatagatttaagtataataagaaaatataattttataataataataatttgttttataaatataaattataggatgactcaaaacacattaacaaattaaaataaaatattaaccaactgtaacaatttagttttttgtaaaatttatatatatgcatgagacttCAGAATATAAtcgttatatttatttacataattttgattcaaacactttagtttatttttttatttcattctaagcacaatatattttaagttatacataatcttcataaagtataattacatatttaagaCCAATCTAAAtgttaataagaaaattaatcaaaattttaatatatttaagataaaaaatattatagttgaattcagagaaataggtgcaatccaatatacccaaatcataactaaatcgactgtaaaaataacaaacccgactagatataatatatctacaattatatgtctgattaaaataatacaatattattaatataagttaatttaaaattagaagtaaatagcaatcaattattatattatatttactttataaatatttatatccgtgcatgagcacgggaaaatcacctagttatgTTATATAAAACATGAACAAAACTAGTAATCTCTATAAACTAAAGCTCTTAATTTTAGGTTAATGTGATGCTCTCTTGTACTACACGACTAAACTTGTGAtgttaaaattttcagaaagaGCGAGAACAAGGCAAGATCAACTCCGTGTTGCTCAACATGAGGAGTCACTGTAGTTTTAAGATAGAAGACTCGATTGCTTATATTGAAAAGATCATTGAATCGAAGAGGAGAGAATTTGTGGAGTATGTCCTAATGGATGAACTCAGTGATTTGCCTAAGCCGTGCAAAGATATGCACATGTCTGTTTGCAAAgtttttgatatgttttttaACAAGAAGAATCGTTATGATTCGGACACAGAGATGCTTCAAGACATTAAGAAGGCTCTTTACGATCCCGTTAACATTCGTAGACTCTCCTAGCGTGATCTAGCGTTCTGGTGAATTCTGTATTATGAATTTATGTATGAATTGTTAAATAATCAACATCATGTGGCATTTAAGATCTTCTTACTTACACAATATGAAACTACTAGGGTTTGGTCCGCCCGTGCGGGAAGTTaccttaaaaaatatatatatatatatatatatatgaagcatttgaaaaatcattgtatattaaaaataatattataaaatatcaaataataaatagaatTCTGAGGTTATATtgttagttttaattaaaaattggCTGTATTTGTTAGTTATTTCAATGatacatgtttttatttttttagttctaTTGTTGGTTATATGTGTGGATTATAAATTTTAAGGTATCGCTTTTTGCTGAATGTATTGAGATTGGATTTTAGAG
It encodes:
- the LOC108828927 gene encoding (E,E)-geranyllinalool synthase isoform X3, giving the protein MKFENCPYSDLYVLAEEIKKETFELDTFCINPYSFVSASAYDTAWLAMIEDLSDVSTQQPMFRCCIDWILSNQNVVEGFWGNHGDENEGEALTSTLACVVALRKWNIGSLHIKKGKRYIERSVERIIGEYNKKGFCPRWLVLMFTGLLELAQQLGLNLFFSTRVKQMINDLFFRRQEILQQELLLDGRCNGHPLLAYLEVFPLKLYAEYKEDIIEQLDDLDGSLFQSPSATAAAFMLSRSTRCLAYLQSLVQRCPHGVPQIYPLNEEFIKLSLVNIMDNFGLGEYFSKEIDHFLLQIHKSYESEDVKRMPIWSKVDQLHKDSLEFRLLRMNGFNVSPESFCWFLNDEETQDHLKTNIEHVFLVVLSVYRATDLIFPGESDLEKAKEFSRKLLEKNEFIDEKIVLSSHIKHEMSTPWMARLKHLDHRMWIEDRDSNVISIGKASSIRIHADKLTRLASRNFEIRQAVYRREMEDLIKWVKKWGLNDIGFGREKTTYCYFAASSSTSLPFDSAANVRKLMAKSGILITVADDFFDEEGSPDELEALTEAVLRWEGKELEGYGKIIFKALENHIRETAETYRKQHGTDITNHFRNINLSFK
- the LOC108828927 gene encoding (E,E)-geranyllinalool synthase isoform X2 codes for the protein MEHWKSSYQERELLLDGRCNGHPLLAYLEVFPLKLYAEYKEDIIEQLDDLDGSLFQSPSATAAAFMLSRSTRCLAYLQSLVQRCPHGVPQIYPLNEEFIKLSLVNIMDNFGLGEYFSKEIDHFLLQIHKSYESEDVKRMPIWSKVDQLHKDSLEFRLLRMNGFNVSPESFCWFLNDEETQDHLKTNIEHVFLVVLSVYRATDLIFPGESDLEKAKEFSRKLLEKNEFIDEKIVLSSHIKHEMSTPWMARLKHLDHRMWIEDRDSNVISIGKASSIRIHADKLTRLASRNFEIRQAVYRREMEDLIKWVKKWGLNDIGFGREKTTYCYFAASSSTSLPFDSAANVRKLMAKSGILITVADDFFDEEGSPDELEALTEAVLRWEGKELEGYGKIIFKALENHIRETAETYRKQHGTDITNHFRNIWGETFESWLCEAKWSKKGHIPSMEEYLRNGIISTAAHTIVLPISCLMESCFPQHKLKPGNYDNITTLLMTITRLLNDLQSYQKEREQGKINSVLLNMRSHCSFKIEDSIAYIEKIIESKRREFVEYVLMDELSDLPKPCKDMHMSVCKVFDMFFNKKNRYDSDTEMLQDIKKALYDPVNIRRLS
- the LOC108828927 gene encoding (E,E)-geranyllinalool synthase isoform X1, whose protein sequence is MKFENCPYSDLYVLAEEIKKETFELDTFCINPYSFVSASAYDTAWLAMIEDLSDVSTQQPMFRCCIDWILSNQNVVEGFWGNHGDENEGEALTSTLACVVALRKWNIGSLHIKKGKRYIERSVERIIGEYNKKGFCPRWLVLMFTGLLELAQQLGLNLFFSTRVKQMINDLFFRRQEILQQELLLDGRCNGHPLLAYLEVFPLKLYAEYKEDIIEQLDDLDGSLFQSPSATAAAFMLSRSTRCLAYLQSLVQRCPHGVPQIYPLNEEFIKLSLVNIMDNFGLGEYFSKEIDHFLLQIHKSYESEDVKRMPIWSKVDQLHKDSLEFRLLRMNGFNVSPESFCWFLNDEETQDHLKTNIEHVFLVVLSVYRATDLIFPGESDLEKAKEFSRKLLEKNEFIDEKIVLSSHIKHEMSTPWMARLKHLDHRMWIEDRDSNVISIGKASSIRIHADKLTRLASRNFEIRQAVYRREMEDLIKWVKKWGLNDIGFGREKTTYCYFAASSSTSLPFDSAANVRKLMAKSGILITVADDFFDEEGSPDELEALTEAVLRWEGKELEGYGKIIFKALENHIRETAETYRKQHGTDITNHFRNIWGETFESWLCEAKWSKKGHIPSMEEYLRNGIISTAAHTIVLPISCLMESCFPQHKLKPGNYDNITTLLMTITRLLNDLQSYQKEREQGKINSVLLNMRSHCSFKIEDSIAYIEKIIESKRREFVEYVLMDELSDLPKPCKDMHMSVCKVFDMFFNKKNRYDSDTEMLQDIKKALYDPVNIRRLS